In Streptomyces dangxiongensis, one DNA window encodes the following:
- a CDS encoding DUF2470 domain-containing protein, producing MGDTQDWTAVPGTAERARSVPVAAWSCAVTANGVREEHVGAHTVTDDSAVRLAVPDDSALFAAAPCAPRQEPFALLEFADVAPVPVRDRIRARLCLSGRFAPCAGTRLFRSTRVVLRQASGPVVVGPDEFAAARPDPLTEAEPRLLIHLADTHPDAVERLTRLVRPESLHAATRVAPLAVDRYGLTLRIERSRAHGDVRLPFHAPADDVAQLAERMHVLLARASAAACPRALQRQRADGDG from the coding sequence ATGGGTGACACGCAGGACTGGACGGCCGTACCGGGCACCGCGGAACGGGCTCGTTCCGTGCCCGTTGCCGCGTGGTCGTGCGCCGTGACCGCGAACGGTGTCCGCGAGGAGCACGTCGGCGCGCACACCGTGACCGACGACAGCGCGGTGCGGCTGGCGGTACCCGACGACAGCGCCCTGTTCGCGGCGGCCCCGTGCGCCCCCCGCCAGGAGCCCTTCGCCCTGCTGGAGTTCGCCGACGTGGCCCCCGTCCCGGTGCGCGACCGCATCCGCGCCCGGCTCTGTCTCTCCGGTCGGTTCGCCCCTTGCGCGGGCACCCGGCTCTTCCGGTCCACCCGGGTGGTGCTCCGGCAGGCCTCCGGGCCCGTGGTCGTCGGCCCGGACGAGTTCGCCGCCGCCCGGCCCGACCCCCTCACCGAGGCCGAACCCCGGCTGCTCATCCACCTCGCCGACACCCACCCGGACGCCGTCGAGCGCCTCACCCGCCTGGTGCGGCCCGAGAGCCTGCACGCCGCGACCCGGGTGGCGCCCCTCGCCGTCGACCGGTACGGACTGACCCTGCGCATCGAGCGCAGCCGCGCCCACGGTGACGTACGGCTGCCCTTCCACGCGCCCGCCGACGATGTCGCCCAGCTCGCCGAACGCATGCACGTGCTGCTCGCGCGGGCGAGTGCAGCCGCCTGCCCTCGCGCCCTACAGCGGCAGCGCGCAGACGGCGACGGGTGA
- a CDS encoding TetR/AcrR family transcriptional regulator: MPANPGERVRRRLRTEERREQLLSVGARLFSESPYDEVRIERVAEIAGVSRGLLYHYFPNKRDFFAAVVERESGRMLRMTAAVSGVPVREQLAAGLDTYLGYVEAHAHGFRAFHRADAAGDQAVRRVYRQALAAQERQILAALAADPEFGPVFEAGPQVRLAVRGWLAFTTAVCLEWLRGEGEPTREQVRDLCARALLGVLA, translated from the coding sequence ATGCCCGCGAACCCGGGGGAACGCGTCCGGCGCAGACTCCGCACCGAGGAGCGCCGTGAGCAGCTTCTGTCGGTCGGCGCGAGGCTGTTCTCGGAGAGCCCCTACGACGAGGTGCGGATCGAGCGGGTCGCCGAGATCGCCGGGGTCTCCCGCGGGCTGCTGTATCACTATTTCCCGAACAAGCGGGACTTCTTCGCCGCGGTCGTGGAGCGGGAGAGCGGGCGCATGCTGCGGATGACGGCGGCCGTGTCCGGCGTGCCGGTGCGCGAGCAGCTCGCCGCCGGCCTCGACACCTACCTCGGTTATGTGGAGGCCCACGCCCACGGCTTCCGCGCGTTCCACCGTGCCGACGCGGCCGGCGACCAGGCCGTACGCCGCGTCTACCGGCAGGCGCTGGCCGCGCAGGAGAGACAGATCCTGGCCGCGCTCGCCGCCGACCCCGAGTTCGGGCCCGTGTTCGAGGCGGGGCCGCAGGTGCGTCTGGCCGTGCGCGGCTGGCTCGCCTTCACCACCGCCGTCTGTCTCGAATGGCTGCGCGGCGAGGGGGAGCCGACCCGGGAGCAGGTGCGCGACCTGTGCGCCCGCGCCCTGCTGGGGGTCCTCGCGTAA
- a CDS encoding lactonase family protein, with amino-acid sequence MAGTAAVVAVPSPAAPPADGRAAAPERAAATAPREPSGPRPLYVGTYTSAEGGGPGIALASYDPESGRISGSGTLTGVPDPSYLAVHPDGRTLYAVDERQDGGVTAVRLRDRRVLGTQSTGGAGPCHLSVHPTGRWLLSANYGSGSVAVHPVDATGALGGRTALVTHSSPRPGPGQTGPHAHQFLTSPDGEHVLAVDLGTDTVYTYRLDRARGTLTEVARAHTRPGAGPRHLTFHPGGRYAYLANEVDDTVAVCAYDPGTGRLSVGEPQPTGAEGDTNYPAQILVTADGRYAFLANRGHNSLARYAVEDDGARLRLLGTVPVGGDFPRQIAFSPDGRLLFAANQRSGTVTVLHVDADGGLRSAGAPFASPVAVCALPL; translated from the coding sequence GTGGCGGGCACGGCGGCAGTCGTGGCGGTCCCCTCCCCGGCGGCCCCGCCGGCGGACGGCCGCGCCGCCGCGCCCGAGCGGGCCGCCGCCACGGCGCCCCGCGAACCGTCCGGGCCCCGCCCGCTGTACGTGGGCACGTACACCTCCGCCGAGGGCGGCGGCCCCGGCATCGCGCTCGCCTCGTACGACCCGGAGTCGGGCCGTATCTCCGGCTCGGGCACGCTCACCGGGGTCCCCGACCCGTCGTACCTCGCCGTGCACCCGGACGGCCGCACGCTGTACGCCGTGGACGAGCGGCAGGACGGCGGGGTCACGGCCGTGCGCCTCCGGGACCGGAGGGTGCTCGGCACACAGAGCACGGGCGGCGCTGGCCCCTGCCACCTGTCGGTGCATCCCACCGGCCGCTGGCTGCTCAGCGCCAACTACGGTTCCGGGAGTGTGGCCGTGCACCCGGTCGACGCCACGGGCGCCCTGGGCGGGCGTACCGCCCTGGTCACGCACTCCTCCCCGCGGCCCGGCCCCGGCCAGACGGGCCCGCACGCCCACCAGTTCCTCACGAGCCCGGACGGCGAGCACGTCCTCGCCGTCGACCTGGGCACCGACACCGTCTACACCTACCGCCTCGACCGGGCGAGGGGCACGCTCACGGAGGTGGCGCGGGCGCACACCCGGCCCGGCGCGGGACCGCGCCACCTGACCTTCCACCCCGGCGGCCGGTACGCCTACCTGGCCAACGAGGTGGACGACACGGTCGCCGTCTGTGCCTACGACCCGGGGACGGGCCGGCTGAGCGTCGGCGAGCCGCAGCCGACGGGCGCCGAGGGCGACACCAATTACCCGGCGCAGATCCTGGTGACGGCTGACGGCCGGTACGCCTTCCTCGCGAACCGGGGCCACAACAGCCTCGCCCGGTACGCCGTCGAGGACGACGGGGCCCGGCTGCGGCTGCTCGGCACGGTGCCGGTGGGCGGCGACTTCCCACGGCAGATCGCGTTCTCCCCGGACGGCCGGCTGCTGTTCGCGGCGAACCAGCGCTCCGGCACGGTCACCGTCCTCCACGTCGACGCGGACGGCGGGCTGCGCTCCGCCGGCGCGCCGTTCGCCTCACCCGTCGCCGTCTGCGCGCTGCCGCTGTAG
- a CDS encoding FUSC family protein: MLDVRKWITGLLRLVRRHREPVVVQTLRSATAATIAYVIALRLSPEPAPLTAPLTALLVVQVTFYATLTNGIRRVNAVVAGVLVAIAFSVLVGLTWWSLALLIVAALGVGHLVRVDEYVAEVAISAMLVLGVTTVGFTAWARIVETLIGAVVGTACNLLLPPPVWVDEAGRSIEDLARRVRQLMLRMGEEAASRTPWQQAAERLHEARRLDHDIVQVDAALRQAEDSLRLNPRVKEGLLHRVVLRTGLDTLEICTVVLRVLARSFTDLAKARASEELFPPRVGATVEQLLSEIADAVVSFAVLVTTHLSENAESAEARLTAELHTAAGTRDRLAELLQEEVRKDWEHWQLLGAVLTETTRIIDELDTEHRTRRLLEELDRVSREQRTRLPRMSRLRERLGVQEKLWRNRAGFDERSG; the protein is encoded by the coding sequence ATGCTCGACGTACGGAAGTGGATCACAGGACTGCTGCGACTGGTGCGACGTCACCGGGAGCCGGTGGTCGTCCAGACGCTGCGGTCGGCGACGGCCGCGACGATCGCCTACGTCATCGCGCTCCGGCTGAGTCCCGAGCCGGCCCCGCTCACCGCGCCGCTGACCGCCCTGCTGGTCGTCCAGGTGACCTTCTACGCCACCCTCACCAACGGCATCCGCCGGGTGAACGCGGTGGTCGCGGGCGTGCTGGTGGCCATCGCCTTCAGCGTGCTGGTCGGCCTGACCTGGTGGAGCCTGGCGCTGCTGATCGTGGCCGCGCTGGGCGTGGGGCACCTGGTGCGCGTCGACGAGTACGTGGCCGAGGTGGCGATCAGCGCCATGCTGGTGCTGGGGGTCACCACGGTCGGCTTCACCGCGTGGGCGCGGATCGTGGAGACGCTGATCGGCGCGGTCGTCGGCACGGCCTGCAACCTGCTGTTGCCGCCCCCCGTCTGGGTGGACGAGGCCGGCCGGTCGATCGAGGACCTGGCGCGGCGGGTGCGGCAGCTCATGCTGCGGATGGGTGAGGAGGCCGCGAGCCGGACACCCTGGCAGCAGGCGGCCGAGCGGCTGCACGAGGCCCGCCGGCTCGACCACGACATCGTGCAGGTCGACGCGGCGCTGCGGCAGGCGGAGGACAGTCTGCGGCTCAATCCGCGCGTCAAAGAGGGGCTGCTGCACCGGGTGGTGCTGCGTACCGGTCTCGACACGCTGGAGATCTGCACGGTCGTGCTGCGGGTGCTGGCCCGTTCGTTCACGGACCTGGCCAAGGCCCGCGCGTCCGAGGAGCTGTTCCCGCCGCGGGTGGGGGCCACCGTGGAGCAACTGCTGTCGGAGATCGCCGATGCGGTGGTCAGCTTCGCCGTGCTCGTGACCACCCATCTCAGCGAGAACGCCGAGTCGGCGGAGGCCCGGCTGACGGCCGAGCTGCACACCGCGGCCGGCACCCGCGACCGGCTGGCCGAGCTGCTCCAGGAGGAGGTCCGCAAGGACTGGGAGCACTGGCAGCTCCTGGGAGCCGTACTGACCGAGACCACCCGGATCATCGACGAGCTGGACACCGAGCACCGCACCCGCCGGCTGCTGGAGGAGCTGGACCGGGTCTCCCGGGAGCAGCGGACCAGGCTGCCCCGGATGTCCCGGCTGCGCGAGCGGCTCGGGGTCCAGGAGAAGCTGTGGCGGAACCGTGCGGGGTTCGACGAACGTTCTGGGTGA
- a CDS encoding pentapeptide repeat-containing protein, with product MSDQIAGLPELRGDCARCFGLCCVALPFARSADFALDKPAGKACPNLGGDHRCGVHAELRPRGFTGCTVYDCFGAGQKVSQVTFGGQDWRSGSPEHARRMFDAFPVVRQLHELLWYLTEALGLPAAAPVHPGLRRALEKTERLTRQTPEELAALDVAAHRQEVNALLLRTSELVRAGAGTGTKGRGKGKGRDRRGADLIGARLRGADLRGASLRGACLIAADLTGADLRAADMIGADLRDADLTDADLTGAFFLTQPQVNAARGSAGTRLPASVTRPAHWTPAT from the coding sequence ATGTCTGATCAGATAGCCGGTCTGCCGGAGCTGCGCGGAGACTGCGCACGCTGTTTCGGGCTGTGCTGTGTCGCCCTGCCCTTCGCCCGCTCCGCCGACTTCGCGCTGGACAAACCGGCGGGCAAAGCCTGCCCGAACCTCGGCGGGGACCACCGCTGCGGTGTCCACGCCGAGCTGCGCCCGCGGGGGTTCACCGGCTGCACGGTCTACGACTGCTTCGGTGCCGGGCAGAAGGTCTCGCAGGTCACCTTCGGCGGGCAGGACTGGCGGAGCGGCTCCCCGGAGCATGCCCGCCGGATGTTCGACGCGTTCCCGGTCGTACGGCAACTGCACGAACTGCTGTGGTACCTGACGGAGGCACTCGGCCTGCCCGCCGCGGCCCCCGTCCACCCCGGGCTGCGGCGGGCCCTGGAGAAGACCGAGCGGCTCACCCGGCAGACCCCCGAGGAGCTGGCCGCGCTGGACGTGGCCGCCCACCGGCAGGAGGTCAACGCCCTCCTGCTGCGCACGAGCGAGCTGGTACGGGCCGGCGCCGGGACCGGCACCAAGGGCAGGGGCAAGGGCAAGGGCAGGGACCGGCGGGGCGCGGACCTCATCGGCGCCCGGCTCAGGGGCGCCGACCTGCGCGGGGCGAGCCTGCGCGGCGCCTGCCTCATCGCCGCCGACCTCACCGGCGCCGACCTGCGCGCCGCCGACATGATCGGTGCCGATCTGCGTGACGCCGACCTGACCGACGCGGACCTCACCGGCGCCTTCTTCCTCACCCAGCCGCAGGTCAACGCGGCCCGGGGCAGCGCCGGCACCCGTCTGCCGGCGTCAGTCACCCGCCCGGCGCACTGGACACCGGCCACCTGA
- a CDS encoding cytochrome P450, translating into MAETTGTGLPKGFRGAEQGWPELHRIPHPPRRLPLLGDVLGADRRRPLQDSMRFARELGPVFRRRAFGKEFVFVWGARYVADLADETRFAKHVGLGVANLRPVAGDGLFTAYNHEPNWQLAHDVLAPGFGREAMEGYHGMMLAVAERLTDHWDRQLAAGRTVDAPGDMTRLTLETIARTGFGHDFGSFERDRPHPFVTAMVGTLSHAQRLNSVPGPLAPLLLRAAIRRNAADMAYLDRTVDALVAARRRTGGGEGDLLDRMLATAHPVTGERLSAENVRRQVITFLVAGHETTSGALSFALYYLARHPEVAARARAEVDRVWGDTARPRYDEVAKLRHVRRVLDESLRLWPTAPAFAREARQDTVLAGEHPMRRGAWALVLTPMLHREPEVWGEDAERFDPDRFEAAAVRARPPHTFKPFGTGARACIGRQFALHEATLVLGLLLRRYDLRIDPAYRLSVAERLTLMPEGLRLRLERRRPAAGPAGAAPGAARDEARASEARPAPGSAPTPGRGAAEGSAPPPGDSPGTDARCPAAGTQVPVTAPDGSGSGGRCPVRRAGD; encoded by the coding sequence ATGGCGGAGACGACGGGAACCGGGCTGCCGAAAGGTTTCCGGGGCGCCGAGCAGGGTTGGCCCGAGCTGCACCGCATACCGCACCCACCGCGCCGGCTGCCGCTGCTCGGCGACGTGCTCGGCGCCGACCGACGCCGGCCGCTCCAGGACTCGATGCGCTTCGCGCGCGAGCTGGGTCCTGTCTTCCGGCGGCGGGCCTTCGGCAAGGAGTTCGTGTTCGTGTGGGGGGCGCGGTACGTCGCCGACCTCGCCGACGAGACCCGGTTCGCCAAGCATGTCGGCCTCGGGGTCGCCAATCTGCGGCCGGTGGCCGGTGACGGCCTGTTCACCGCCTACAACCACGAGCCCAACTGGCAGCTCGCGCACGACGTCCTCGCGCCCGGCTTCGGCCGGGAGGCCATGGAGGGCTACCACGGCATGATGCTGGCCGTCGCCGAGCGGCTCACCGACCACTGGGACCGGCAGCTCGCGGCCGGTCGCACGGTGGACGCGCCCGGCGACATGACCCGGCTGACCCTGGAGACGATCGCGCGGACCGGCTTCGGGCACGACTTCGGCTCCTTCGAGCGGGACCGGCCGCACCCCTTCGTCACGGCGATGGTCGGCACGCTCAGCCATGCTCAGCGGCTGAACAGTGTGCCCGGACCGCTGGCCCCGCTGCTGCTGCGCGCCGCCATCCGGCGCAACGCGGCCGACATGGCCTACCTCGACCGCACGGTCGACGCCCTGGTCGCCGCCCGCCGCCGGACCGGGGGCGGCGAGGGGGACCTGCTGGACCGCATGCTCGCGACCGCGCACCCGGTGACCGGGGAGAGGCTGTCCGCCGAGAACGTCCGCCGACAGGTGATCACCTTCCTGGTCGCGGGCCACGAGACCACCTCGGGCGCGCTCTCCTTCGCCCTGTACTACCTCGCCCGGCACCCGGAGGTCGCCGCCCGGGCCCGCGCCGAGGTGGACCGCGTCTGGGGCGACACCGCCCGGCCCCGCTACGACGAGGTGGCCAAGCTGCGCCACGTCCGCCGGGTGCTGGACGAGTCGCTGCGGCTGTGGCCGACCGCGCCGGCCTTCGCCCGGGAGGCCCGCCAGGACACGGTCCTCGCCGGCGAGCACCCCATGCGCCGGGGCGCGTGGGCGCTGGTGCTGACGCCGATGCTGCACCGGGAGCCGGAGGTGTGGGGCGAGGACGCCGAACGGTTCGACCCCGACCGCTTCGAGGCCGCCGCCGTACGGGCCCGGCCGCCGCACACCTTCAAGCCGTTCGGCACCGGGGCGCGTGCCTGCATCGGGCGCCAGTTCGCCCTGCACGAGGCGACCCTGGTCCTCGGCCTGCTGCTGCGCCGCTACGACCTGCGCATCGACCCCGCCTACCGGCTGTCCGTCGCCGAGCGCCTGACGCTGATGCCGGAGGGGCTGCGGCTGCGGCTGGAACGGCGGCGCCCGGCGGCCGGGCCCGCCGGAGCCGCGCCCGGAGCCGCGCGCGACGAGGCCCGGGCGTCAGAGGCCCGGCCCGCGCCGGGCAGCGCCCCGACGCCCGGGCGCGGGGCCGCGGAGGGTTCAGCACCGCCGCCCGGGGACTCCCCCGGAACGGACGCCCGCTGCCCGGCAGCCGGTACCCAGGTGCCGGTCACGGCTCCCGACGGCTCCGGATCAGGTGGCCGGTGTCCAGTGCGCCGGGCGGGTGACTGA